From a region of the Acinetobacter larvae genome:
- the yccS gene encoding YccS family putative transporter, whose amino-acid sequence MNAWLKQFKKATYNSSLMYSLRMSIAFAGTAFVPYFLGQQLWTIPLTLGVVAAGLSDIDDRFSVRIMNLVYTYIGFFITAASVQLLFPYPFAFALGLISSCVLWILLGSLGRRYATISYGCLVVSVYSMLGVHLFDHWYQQPILLVIGAIWYGLISTISFLLFPIRPVQDKLAKCYSTVGDFLYAKSNLFDVDMTPQSFEQSTFGLSMENGKLVTTFNDMRTALLTRLKGDRGQRDTRRSLQYYFVAQDIHERADSAHIDYQQLAQVFAHSDILFRFQRILSLQGKACKDMSESILQRRTYQHNPRFEHAFNNLRKSLERLKQRQDYDLIWINALFALYQNLKSIDVQLRNLETERHINLDKTHTLEQQLSDDDLKGWHDIVVRIRQNLSPESVLFRHAIRVSVVLLIGYIFVQVTHIEYGYWILLTALFVSQPNFNATKRRLRLRIWGTLVGIILGYAILYFIPSLEGQLLLLIICGVLFFELRSKQYAQATAFMTILALINFNLDGMGFAAVMPRFIDTVIGCALAWFGVSFIFPDWKFRRLPRNIRRVFEAECQYLSEVAQQYQEGRNNGLNYRIVRRAVHRADADVASLISTLVTEPDVDRTQKKLAFKFLCLNHTFISYIAALGAHRNKIDDPEVLELLKHAITQIKAMLLNDENHHFNTALILQQIRERLQQNEQDNAESLIILQQLSLMFGLLEQLSYLKQSLSHESDEHANAWASL is encoded by the coding sequence GTGAATGCTTGGTTAAAGCAATTCAAAAAAGCAACCTACAATAGCTCCTTGATGTACAGCCTCAGAATGAGCATTGCTTTTGCCGGCACAGCATTTGTACCCTATTTTTTAGGGCAGCAACTTTGGACCATCCCCTTAACCCTTGGTGTTGTTGCTGCCGGTTTAAGTGATATCGATGACCGCTTTAGCGTCCGTATTATGAATCTGGTCTATACCTATATCGGCTTCTTTATTACCGCAGCATCCGTACAACTGTTATTTCCTTATCCATTTGCATTTGCACTCGGCTTAATCAGTTCTTGCGTCTTGTGGATTTTACTCGGTTCACTGGGGCGTCGTTATGCAACGATCTCTTATGGTTGTTTGGTGGTCTCGGTTTATTCCATGCTGGGCGTACATCTGTTTGATCACTGGTACCAACAACCGATCTTATTGGTCATCGGTGCCATTTGGTATGGACTCATTTCTACCATCAGTTTCTTACTGTTCCCGATTCGCCCTGTACAAGATAAATTGGCGAAGTGCTATAGCACAGTAGGTGATTTTCTCTATGCCAAATCCAATTTATTTGATGTCGACATGACCCCTCAAAGCTTTGAACAAAGCACTTTTGGGCTGTCGATGGAAAATGGCAAACTGGTCACCACCTTTAATGATATGCGGACTGCATTATTAACACGTTTAAAAGGTGACCGTGGGCAACGTGATACACGACGTAGTCTACAATACTATTTTGTCGCGCAAGATATACACGAACGTGCCGATTCAGCTCACATCGATTACCAGCAACTGGCACAGGTCTTTGCCCATAGCGATATTTTATTCCGCTTTCAACGTATTTTGTCCTTGCAAGGCAAGGCCTGCAAAGATATGAGTGAAAGCATCTTACAACGCCGCACCTATCAACATAACCCACGCTTTGAACATGCTTTTAACAATTTACGCAAATCCTTAGAGCGTCTAAAACAACGACAAGATTATGATTTAATTTGGATTAATGCATTATTTGCACTCTATCAAAACCTGAAGTCTATCGATGTACAATTGCGCAACCTCGAAACTGAACGTCACATTAACCTCGATAAAACCCATACCTTAGAACAACAGCTCAGTGATGATGACCTCAAAGGATGGCATGATATTGTGGTGCGAATTCGGCAGAATCTCAGCCCGGAATCGGTACTCTTTCGCCATGCGATACGGGTTTCAGTGGTACTCTTAATTGGTTATATCTTTGTTCAAGTCACGCATATTGAATATGGCTACTGGATTTTACTCACAGCACTTTTTGTGAGCCAACCTAACTTTAACGCCACCAAACGCCGCTTAAGACTGAGGATTTGGGGGACTTTGGTGGGGATTATTTTAGGCTATGCCATCCTGTACTTTATTCCCTCGTTAGAAGGTCAGTTATTATTACTGATTATTTGTGGTGTGCTGTTCTTTGAATTACGCAGTAAGCAATATGCACAAGCCACTGCATTTATGACGATTTTAGCGCTGATCAACTTTAACCTAGATGGTATGGGCTTTGCTGCCGTGATGCCACGTTTTATTGATACCGTAATTGGCTGTGCATTAGCTTGGTTTGGCGTCAGTTTTATTTTCCCAGACTGGAAGTTCCGCCGCCTCCCCCGCAATATTCGCCGTGTCTTTGAAGCCGAATGTCAGTACTTAAGCGAAGTTGCCCAGCAATATCAAGAAGGTCGCAATAATGGTCTCAATTATCGTATTGTGCGACGTGCAGTCCATCGTGCGGATGCCGATGTTGCTTCGCTCATTTCAACCTTAGTCACTGAACCGGATGTAGACCGTACACAAAAGAAATTGGCGTTTAAGTTTCTCTGCTTAAACCATACTTTTATTAGTTATATTGCAGCTTTAGGTGCACATCGAAATAAAATTGATGATCCTGAAGTCCTTGAGCTACTCAAACACGCCATTACACAGATTAAAGCAATGCTGTTAAATGATGAAAATCATCATTTTAATACAGCGCTTATTCTGCAACAAATCCGTGAACGCCTACAGCAGAATGAGCAAGACAACGCAGAATCTTTGATTATTTTGCAACAACTTTCACTGATGTTTGGCTTACTAGAACAATTGTCCTACTTAAAGCAAAGTCTAAGTCATGAAAGTGATGAACATGCCAATGCATGGGCATCGTTATAG
- a CDS encoding IS1182 family transposase gives MAIKTYHQNQLHLIPHSFDDLIPEKHPVRLVNKVLDQIDSSPLVNAYDESGRPGYHPLLMLKIMVYAYMTNTYSSRKIEKALRENINFMWLSNMTIIDHNTINRFRNSKLEQCFKDIFKQIVLMLAEEGVITLKEIYTDGTKLEAQANRYTFVWGNAIKTNKAKMLKQLDELWKYAHQIEVGDQEPSKLEITEISSHTIDQVLKAIDDRLNEHSIQPDQATKKKLGAVKKNFKNRLIDYEEKEKILDGRNSYSKTDHDATFMRMKEDHMKNGQLKAGYNVQISTENQVIVNYSVHQNSNDFPTLKPHLEQMRELYGEEQFQELEVITADAGYGSEENYQYLEQQGLLAYIKYSTFDLERRQQRGKKAKQNLKNKQYLHYNAIDDYYVCPMGQHMTKIKDKQTKTSSGFIQHISIYEAQRCEGCPLRSSCHKSQGNRRIERNHHLEHYRTLMYERLLSEEGIEKRKRRSIEVEPVFGHIKSNRGFKRFTLRGMRKVNLEFGLHALAHNMMKMAA, from the coding sequence ATGGCTATAAAGACATATCACCAAAACCAACTTCACTTAATTCCTCATAGCTTTGATGACTTGATTCCTGAGAAACACCCTGTTCGCTTAGTGAATAAAGTATTGGATCAAATTGACAGTAGCCCATTAGTAAATGCGTATGATGAATCTGGTCGACCAGGTTATCACCCACTACTCATGCTTAAAATCATGGTCTACGCTTATATGACCAATACCTATTCCTCTCGTAAAATCGAAAAAGCTCTACGTGAAAATATTAATTTCATGTGGTTAAGCAATATGACCATTATTGATCACAATACGATTAATCGCTTTAGAAATTCAAAGTTAGAGCAATGCTTTAAAGACATATTCAAACAGATCGTATTGATGTTAGCTGAAGAAGGAGTCATTACTTTAAAAGAGATTTACACAGATGGCACCAAACTTGAGGCACAAGCCAATCGCTACACCTTTGTGTGGGGTAATGCAATTAAAACCAACAAAGCTAAGATGCTTAAACAGCTAGATGAACTATGGAAGTATGCTCACCAAATCGAAGTTGGCGATCAAGAACCGAGTAAGCTTGAAATCACAGAAATATCATCGCATACGATAGATCAAGTTTTAAAAGCGATAGATGATCGTTTGAATGAACATTCGATTCAACCGGATCAAGCGACTAAAAAGAAATTAGGTGCGGTAAAAAAAAACTTTAAGAATCGACTAATAGACTACGAAGAAAAAGAAAAGATCCTTGATGGGCGCAATTCGTATAGCAAGACTGACCATGATGCAACTTTCATGCGGATGAAGGAAGACCATATGAAAAATGGTCAACTTAAGGCTGGTTATAATGTTCAAATAAGCACTGAAAATCAGGTAATTGTTAATTATAGCGTGCATCAAAATAGTAATGACTTTCCTACATTAAAGCCCCATTTAGAGCAAATGCGTGAACTTTATGGCGAAGAACAGTTTCAAGAACTTGAAGTTATTACCGCTGATGCAGGTTATGGTAGTGAGGAAAACTATCAATATTTAGAACAGCAAGGGTTATTAGCGTATATCAAATACAGCACCTTTGACTTAGAACGTCGTCAACAACGTGGTAAAAAAGCCAAACAGAATTTAAAAAATAAGCAATATCTACATTACAACGCGATTGATGACTATTATGTTTGCCCAATGGGACAACATATGACGAAGATCAAAGATAAACAAACAAAAACCAGTAGTGGATTCATTCAACATATCAGTATTTATGAGGCACAGCGATGCGAAGGATGCCCGCTTAGAAGTAGCTGCCATAAGAGCCAGGGCAATAGACGAATTGAGAGAAACCATCATTTAGAGCATTACAGGACGTTAATGTATGAACGCTTACTAAGTGAAGAAGGAATCGAAAAGCGTAAGCGACGAAGTATAGAAGTTGAACCGGTGTTTGGACATATAAAGTCGAATCGAGGCTTTAAGAGATTCACGCTTAGAGGGATGCGAAAAGTGAATTTAGAGTTTGGATTACATGCTTTAGCACACAATATGATGAAAATGGCAGCTTAA
- a CDS encoding SdpI family protein gives MTTKNFYAYTLKPVPYEISEAEQRQTQLLIWRSTNKISLKVWIIMAAVVLLSILGLVLIKNYSTIIFWVLIACVVIFYLVRRFGLEFYVKRKMKEFPVQEIKGLQLGVQPHGIVMRQQMGIQHGVATIAWKEVYEWYDHADFLLINFKTKGQQGAYILPKRMNSKDFSFDTIRKHLNETVGAAKTL, from the coding sequence ATGACCACAAAAAATTTTTACGCCTATACTTTAAAACCTGTTCCCTATGAAATTAGCGAAGCAGAGCAACGACAAACCCAATTGCTCATTTGGCGTAGTACCAATAAAATCAGTCTAAAAGTTTGGATTATCATGGCTGCTGTGGTATTGCTTTCTATTCTAGGCCTCGTCTTGATTAAGAACTATTCCACCATTATTTTTTGGGTCCTCATTGCCTGTGTGGTTATTTTCTATTTGGTGCGCCGCTTTGGACTAGAGTTTTATGTAAAACGTAAAATGAAAGAGTTTCCTGTTCAAGAGATCAAAGGCTTACAATTAGGCGTCCAACCGCATGGGATTGTGATGCGTCAGCAAATGGGCATTCAACATGGTGTAGCCACCATTGCCTGGAAAGAAGTCTATGAATGGTATGATCATGCCGATTTCTTGTTGATTAACTTTAAAACCAAAGGTCAACAAGGCGCTTATATCTTGCCAAAACGTATGAATAGCAAAGATTTCTCTTTCGACACCATTCGCAAACACCTCAACGAAACAGTCGGTGCAGCCAAAACATTATAA
- a CDS encoding PepSY domain-containing protein, whose protein sequence is MLKKTFFQIHWFLGITAGLVLSIMGISGAIYSYDQQILKLINPHSYTVTVPNTEKLSPEQIYQHFVSADPNIKINSITIAEAADASSSINIVREGERRGYTMMINPYTAEKLPEVKGRDFFMFIMQLHRYLTAGEVGKQITGASTLMLIFFVLSGVYLRWPKKHSWKQWFAIKPKLKGRNFIWDLHAVVGTWVVVFYLIIACTGLYWSYDWWRNGMFKVMGVPSPQAQQMQNRANAPAQQQGGQNNNHAAANPPTQRDRQGGNPAGTNTERARPAADRAMQSNQPQERQQGRGRDHQDQHDAPNPEQIQNILQRSWQGFHQQYSTAYSSISFSIPKQVDGKIEISFVDKPAQHDRARNKAVYDYQQQKLQDIELYKDKKLNQKIMSSMLPVHRGSFFGPVFQFLFMFASLCMPLFFVTGWMLYLKRRKQKKLTLAARQHMQSSINNNDQGAVDWIICYASQTGVAEQLAWRTAGSLQEAQQSTQVLALQNLSTESLNNAQQILFVVSTYGTGDAPDSAMSFEKNVLSKTFDLSQLRYAVLALGSKEYADSYCEFGHRVDAWLSANGAQKLFDCIEVDNANNDDIARWNTALASSTQLELHSMKLEKVFDQWQLQQRDLLNPNSLGAPAYLITLQSDADILWQAGDIAEIQPANSAADIAKFLDSQQLSADSMVTPSAQRLADALWDRNLRGDIGKSSDPEQLLAQLPILPSREYSIASIPNQGDLKLVVRQQRDPQGELGLGSGWLTQHCRLGGQVALRIRSNPSFHLIDDNRPIICIGNGTGIAGLLSLLSERMHLGYHDNWLIFGERQRAHDFFMQQQLEQWQHAHMLKRLDLAFSRDQTEKIYVHHLLRQHAEHVKTWISNGAVIYVCGSIQGMASDVDHALIDILGADLLEQLRAEQRYRRDVY, encoded by the coding sequence ATGCTAAAAAAAACGTTTTTCCAGATCCACTGGTTTTTAGGGATAACCGCAGGACTAGTCCTGTCCATTATGGGAATTTCTGGGGCAATTTATTCTTATGATCAACAAATTTTAAAGTTGATTAATCCGCATAGTTATACAGTGACTGTGCCAAATACCGAGAAACTAAGTCCTGAACAGATTTATCAGCATTTTGTCAGTGCTGACCCCAATATAAAAATTAATAGCATCACCATTGCTGAAGCAGCCGATGCCTCTTCCAGTATCAATATTGTTCGAGAAGGCGAACGTCGTGGTTATACCATGATGATCAACCCTTATACCGCCGAAAAATTACCCGAGGTAAAAGGTCGCGACTTCTTCATGTTTATCATGCAATTACACCGCTACTTAACCGCGGGAGAAGTGGGTAAACAAATTACTGGGGCATCAACCTTGATGCTGATTTTCTTTGTCCTCAGTGGCGTCTATTTACGTTGGCCAAAAAAACACTCGTGGAAACAATGGTTCGCAATTAAGCCCAAACTCAAAGGACGTAACTTCATCTGGGATCTCCATGCCGTTGTTGGTACATGGGTTGTGGTATTTTATTTGATCATTGCCTGTACTGGTCTATATTGGTCTTATGATTGGTGGCGTAATGGCATGTTCAAAGTCATGGGCGTACCCTCCCCGCAAGCACAGCAAATGCAAAACCGAGCGAATGCACCAGCACAGCAACAGGGTGGACAAAATAATAACCATGCTGCTGCAAATCCCCCAACACAACGTGATCGCCAAGGCGGCAATCCGGCTGGCACAAATACAGAACGTGCTAGACCTGCGGCGGATCGCGCAATGCAAAGCAATCAACCACAAGAACGACAGCAAGGACGGGGTCGAGATCATCAGGATCAACACGATGCACCAAATCCAGAGCAAATTCAAAACATTCTACAGCGTAGCTGGCAAGGCTTTCACCAACAATACAGCACAGCTTACTCAAGCATTAGTTTTAGCATTCCCAAACAAGTAGATGGAAAAATTGAAATAAGCTTTGTCGACAAGCCTGCTCAACACGATCGAGCACGCAATAAAGCCGTCTATGATTATCAACAACAAAAACTGCAAGATATTGAGTTATATAAAGACAAAAAACTTAATCAAAAAATTATGAGCAGTATGCTGCCCGTACACCGTGGTAGCTTCTTTGGACCTGTGTTCCAATTCTTATTTATGTTTGCCTCATTATGCATGCCTTTATTCTTTGTCACAGGATGGATGCTCTATCTTAAGCGTCGTAAACAGAAAAAATTGACCCTCGCTGCACGCCAACACATGCAAAGCAGTATTAACAATAACGACCAAGGCGCAGTAGATTGGATCATCTGCTATGCCTCACAAACTGGTGTGGCGGAACAACTGGCTTGGCGTACCGCAGGCAGCTTACAAGAGGCACAACAAAGCACACAGGTGCTGGCACTGCAAAACTTAAGCACAGAAAGTCTAAACAATGCACAGCAAATCTTATTTGTTGTCAGTACCTATGGCACAGGAGATGCACCAGACAGTGCAATGAGCTTTGAAAAGAATGTCCTCAGCAAAACATTTGATCTCAGTCAGTTACGCTATGCCGTACTGGCATTAGGTTCTAAAGAATATGCTGATAGTTATTGTGAGTTTGGTCATCGTGTCGATGCTTGGCTCAGTGCGAATGGTGCTCAAAAACTATTTGACTGCATTGAGGTCGACAATGCCAACAATGACGATATTGCGCGCTGGAATACAGCGTTGGCAAGTAGTACACAATTAGAGCTACACAGCATGAAACTTGAAAAAGTTTTCGATCAATGGCAGTTGCAACAACGTGACTTACTCAACCCCAATAGTCTAGGTGCACCAGCTTATCTGATTACGCTACAAAGTGATGCAGATATACTATGGCAAGCCGGTGATATTGCAGAAATACAACCCGCCAATAGCGCCGCAGATATTGCCAAGTTCTTAGACAGCCAGCAGCTTTCTGCTGATAGCATGGTAACGCCAAGTGCTCAGCGCCTCGCTGATGCCTTATGGGATCGTAACTTACGTGGAGACATCGGTAAAAGCAGTGATCCAGAACAATTGTTGGCACAGCTTCCTATCCTACCTAGCCGAGAATACTCAATTGCCAGTATTCCCAATCAGGGGGATTTAAAATTAGTGGTCCGTCAGCAACGAGATCCACAAGGTGAGCTAGGTCTAGGCTCAGGCTGGCTAACCCAGCATTGCCGTCTTGGCGGTCAAGTGGCTTTAAGAATCCGTAGCAATCCGTCATTCCATCTTATTGATGATAATCGCCCAATTATTTGTATTGGCAATGGTACTGGCATCGCAGGTTTGCTGAGTTTATTGTCTGAACGCATGCATTTGGGTTATCACGATAACTGGCTGATCTTTGGTGAAAGACAACGTGCTCATGACTTCTTTATGCAACAACAGTTAGAGCAATGGCAACATGCCCATATGTTGAAACGTTTAGACCTCGCATTCTCTCGCGATCAAACTGAAAAAATTTATGTTCATCATCTACTACGCCAGCATGCTGAGCATGTTAAAACATGGATCAGTAATGGAGCGGTAATTTATGTTTGCGGTAGTATTCAGGGCATGGCAAGTGATGTCGATCATGCATTGATTGATATTTTAGGTGCCGATCTGCTTGAACAGCTTCGTGCTGAACAGCGTTATCGCCGTGATGTCTACTAG